The DNA segment TTGTGCGGGGTCCTTTTCATGTTTGTCGCCATTCTTCGGGGCGAAAAGACAAAGGAGTATATTCCGCGAGAGGTGCTGAGACGATGGCGCGTCATGATCTTGCTCATGGTCTTTTTTCTCACGGGGTATCTTGCATTCCTGACCGTTCTGGTCGGGCGTATCAGGTTTCCCCTGGAACTGGTAACAGGGCTGGTCTTTCTTGGAGGCGCGGTCTTTGTATATATCGTGATCAGCCTTACGAGGGACACCATTGCGAGGATAAAAAATGCCGAGGAAAATCTCAAAGAGCTCAATGAAACCCTGGAAAATCGCATACAAGCGCGAACCGCGGAACTTCAGCAATCGCAGTCGTTCTTGAAAACCGTTTTGGACAGTCTGAATGATGCGGTAATGACCATCGATACCAAAGATTTCAAGATTCTTCTCGCCAATAAGCCGTTCCTGCGAGGGTTGGGAGTACAGGAGGAAGAAGTCATTGGCAGGACCTGCTACGAGGTGACCCATCATCGCAGGGACGTATGCACTCCTCCTGACGACGCCTGTCCGCTCGTGGAAACCGTCAAAACAGGCACGCACTGTACGGAAGAACACATCCACTATACAAAAGAAGGAAAAAAAATCTACGTGGAGGTCTCCGCGTCGCCCATTAAAGACAATGATGGCGCTATTGTCCAGGTCGTTCATGTTGCAAGGGACGTCAGCGAGAAGAGGCGGGCTGAGGAGATTCTGCAGGAAAGCGAAAAGCGGTTTCGGATGCTCTTCGAGAGCGCGGGAGACGCTATCTTTATCCTTGAGGCGGAAGGTACACAGGCAGGAAACATCATCGCTGCCAATACAGCAGCGGCGGAAGCGCATGGTTATACGGTCGACGAACTGATCGGGAAAAACATCAAAGACCTCGACATTCCTGATGAAGGGCAGGATTCGCCTCACCTGATTCAGCGCGTCGTGAGCGGAGAATGGATTAAAACGGAGATGCGACATTTCAGGAAGAATGGGACGACTTTTCCCGTGGAAGTGAGTGCAGGCCTGCTG comes from the Nitrospirota bacterium genome and includes:
- a CDS encoding PAS domain S-box protein; the encoded protein is MNVVEIVTGLLVLCGVLFMFVAILRGEKTKEYIPREVLRRWRVMILLMVFFLTGYLAFLTVLVGRIRFPLELVTGLVFLGGAVFVYIVISLTRDTIARIKNAEENLKELNETLENRIQARTAELQQSQSFLKTVLDSLNDAVMTIDTKDFKILLANKPFLRGLGVQEEEVIGRTCYEVTHHRRDVCTPPDDACPLVETVKTGTHCTEEHIHYTKEGKKIYVEVSASPIKDNDGAIVQVVHVARDVSEKRRAEEILQESEKRFRMLFESAGDAIFILEAEGTQAGNIIAANTAAAEAHGYTVDELIGKNIKDLDIPDEGQDSPHLIQRVVSGEWIKTEMRHFRKNGTTFPVEVSAGLLELGDHRYILSFDRDISERKKAEEQLHQYATELKQSNEDVLSFANIVSHDLRAPLVSIKGFTGELQYALQDIESVLTQCIPHLGEKERARLNTAIQKDAPVAMKFIESSVSRMDGLINAILALSREGHRELKPEVVDMKDLTGSILSSLAHQIERSKTSVIVEGLPLITADKIAMGQIMGNLLDNALKYLEQGREGKVVITAEQGAHETTFHVSDNGRGIAQEDMHKVFEIFRRAGKQDVPGEGMGLAYVKALVRRQGGRIWCESERGKGTTFSFTVPGSVP